Proteins from a genomic interval of Zingiber officinale cultivar Zhangliang chromosome 2A, Zo_v1.1, whole genome shotgun sequence:
- the LOC122041038 gene encoding CRS2-associated factor 1, mitochondrial-like: protein MMLVDTFPHRKPTLAALLLASRLISSSLPSFLPRLLDRYGFVPPPSLSPDNNPSPHNPEVEANNNRKNTKKKKKPPYKPPSSLDRTGKKPLHSNLPFDFRFSYTESSSSVKPIGLREPKYSPFGPGRFDRIWTGFCAPAVDPTVTSVDGDGPGTIDLKKAKESRAKILGKPLTPAEKASLVDKCQKHRTRREVHLGRDGLTHNMLNDIHNNWKNAEAIRIKCLGVPTMDMQNVCTQLEEKTGGLIIHRHGGQIILYRGRHYSKNKRPIIPLMLWKPHEPVYPRLIKTTIEGLTIEETKEMRKRGSAVPALTKLAKNGYYASLIPMVRDAFLTDELVRIDCKGLERSDYKKIGVKLRDLVPCILVTFEKEQIVVWKGKNYNGNAKTRLEEIISAQNTESNISSENSSTGSHSLSSDDQTLQPAAIG, encoded by the exons ATGATGCTTGTTGATACCTTTCCCCATCGGAAGCCAACCCTCGCCGCCCTCCTCCTCGCCTCCCGTCtcatctcctcctctcttccttccTTTTTGCCTCGCCTTCTTGATCGTTATGGCTTCGTGCCGCCTCCCTCCCTTAGTCCCGATAACAACCCTAGCCCTCACAATCCTGAAGTGGAAGCCAACAATAATCGCAAGAAtacaaaaaagaagaagaaacctcCCTACAAGCCTCCATCATCACTCGACCGCACTGGCAAGAAGCCTCTCCACTCCAACCTCCCATTCGATTTCCGCTTTAGCTACACTGAGAGCAGTTCAAGCGTCAAGCCTATCGGGCTACGGGAGCCCAAGTATTCGCCTTTTGGTCCAGGTCGTTTCGACCGTATCTGGACTGGCTTCTGTGCTCCAGCCGTTGACCCTACGGTGACATCGGTTGATGGTGATGGTCCTGGAACCATCGATTTGAAGAAGGCAAAGGAGTCCAGAGCGAAGATTCTAGGGAAGCCCCTTACGCCTGCCGAGAAAGCATCTCTAGTCGACAAATGCCAGAAACACCGGACCAGACGGGAAGTTCACCTCG GGAGAGACGGCCTTACACATAACATGTTGAATGACATTCACAATAATTGGAAGAATGCTGAGGCTATAAGGATAAAGTGTCTTGGTGTGCCAACTATGGATATGCAAAATGTTTGCACCCAACTCGAG GAAAAGACTGGAGGACTAATCATACATCGCCATGGTGGGCAAATAATATTGTATAGAGGAAGACATTATAGTAAAAACAAAAGGCCAATAATTCCATTGATGTTGTGGAAACCTCATGAACCAGTGTATCCTAGGTTGATTAAAACAACAATTGAAGGTCTAACTATTGAGGAAACCAAGGAAATGAGGAAGAGAGGTTCTGCTGTACCTGCCTTGACAAAGCTTG CGAAGAATGGATATTATGCAAGTCTGATACCTATGGTTCGTGATGCATTTTTGACTGATGAACTTGTTCGTATAGATTGCAAAGGTCTCGAGAGAAGTGACTACAAGAAGATTGGGGTTAAGCTCAGG GACTTGGTTCCTTGTATCCTTGTGACTTTTGAGAAGGAGCAAATTGTTGTATGGAAAGGAAAAAACTATAATGGAAATGCCAAGACTAGGTTGGAGGAAATAATTTCTGCTCAAAACACTGAATCAAACATTTCCAGTGAGAACAGCTCCACTGGCTCCCACAGTTTAAGCTCAGATGATCAAACATTGCAACCCGCTGCAATTGGATAA